In Actinomyces marmotae, the DNA window TTGGTTGTCCCAGACCCGATGGGATAATCTCATCCGGTCTCAAGGGCCTATAGCTCAGTTGGTTAGAGCGCATCCCTGATAAGGATGAGGTCGCTGGTTCGAGTCCAGCTAGGCCCACGGCACCGCAGCGCGACGGCGAGGAGGCTCCACATGAGGAACCGGACAGCCCTGAACGCTGCGGTTTTCTCGTGCGTGGGCGCGATCGCGTACGCGGCCTGGCTTACGTATGAGGCCGCTCGCAAGGAGCGGGCCGCCTGGG includes these proteins:
- a CDS encoding DLW-39 family protein; the protein is MRNRTALNAAVFSCVGAIAYAAWLTYEAARKERAAWAEVTDPVEEI